A single genomic interval of Plantibacter sp. Leaf314 harbors:
- a CDS encoding HIT domain-containing protein produces MTSGTDPESFESIDTSHLVGVPDAFQRLWTPHRMVYIKQGQPSDDGCPFCIAPTLDDESALIVHRGEHAFVLLNLFPYNSGHLLVCPYRHVAMYDDATPAEVAEIGSLTQTAMRVLRSVSNNDGFNLGMNQGAVAGAGIAAHLHQHIVPRWATDANFFPIIAQTKALPQLLGDVRRSIAEAWPTSD; encoded by the coding sequence ATGACCTCGGGCACGGATCCGGAGTCGTTCGAGTCGATCGACACCTCCCACCTGGTGGGCGTCCCGGACGCGTTCCAGCGTCTGTGGACGCCCCACCGGATGGTGTATATCAAGCAGGGTCAACCGTCCGACGACGGCTGCCCGTTCTGCATCGCACCGACCCTCGACGACGAGTCCGCGCTCATCGTGCACCGCGGAGAACACGCCTTCGTGCTCCTCAACCTGTTCCCGTACAACTCCGGGCACCTGCTCGTCTGCCCGTACCGCCACGTCGCGATGTACGACGACGCGACGCCTGCCGAGGTCGCCGAGATCGGCAGTCTGACGCAGACGGCGATGCGGGTCCTCCGATCGGTGTCGAACAACGACGGCTTCAACCTGGGCATGAACCAGGGTGCGGTCGCCGGCGCCGGGATCGCCGCCCACCTCCACCAGCACATCGTCCCGCGCTGGGCGACGGACGCGAACTTCTTCCCGATCATCGCCCAGACCAAGGCGCTCCCGCAGCTCCTCGGCGACGTGCGCCGATCCATCGCGGAGGCCTGGCCGACCTCCGACTGA
- the thrS gene encoding threonine--tRNA ligase, which produces MSDGFALFTDRSVVAMRVNGELKDLAATVTETDTVEPVHLDSPDGLGILRHSAAHVLAQAVQQIDPHANLGIGPPVTDGFYYDFDVAAPFTPEALKVLQKTMERIIRQGQRFVRRVVTEDEARTELAGEPYKLELIGLKGGSAADDENVEVGGAELTIYDNVDPKTGETVWKDLCRGPHLPNTRMIGNGWALTRLAAAYWRGSEKNPQLQRIYGTAWATKDELRAYQTRIEEAAKRDHRKLGAELDLFSFPEEIGSGLAVFHPKGGIIRNEIENYMRERLLASGYELVNTPHITKGHLFEVSQHLAWYKDGMFPAMHLDQEVDADGHVTRQGQDYYLKPMNCPMHNLIYRARGRSYRELPLRLAEFGTVYRYEKSGTLSGLTRVRGLTQDDAHIYVTDDQVKEEVGRQLQFVLETLRGYGLDDFYLELSTKDPDKYVGTDEVWDEATETLREVAIESGLELVLDPAGAAFYGPKISVQARDAIGRTWQLSTVQLDFNLPELFELEYTAADGTRKRPAMIHRALLGSIERFFAILLEHYAGAFPVWLAPVQVVGIPVSEQYEEFLGGVVAELRSSGVRAELDASDDRMQKKIRNHTKAKTPVQLIVGEEDQANGAVSFRFRDGTQENGVPVADAVRRIRAAIAAKLQVNTASDLPA; this is translated from the coding sequence GTGAGTGACGGGTTCGCACTGTTCACCGACCGATCCGTGGTCGCCATGCGCGTCAACGGCGAACTGAAGGACCTCGCGGCCACCGTGACGGAGACGGACACCGTCGAACCGGTCCACCTCGATTCGCCGGACGGTCTCGGCATCCTGCGCCACTCGGCCGCACACGTGCTCGCACAGGCCGTGCAGCAGATCGACCCACATGCCAACCTCGGCATCGGACCGCCCGTCACCGACGGCTTCTACTACGACTTCGACGTCGCCGCGCCCTTCACGCCTGAGGCGCTCAAGGTGCTGCAGAAGACGATGGAGCGCATCATCCGTCAGGGCCAGCGGTTCGTGCGCCGCGTCGTGACCGAGGACGAGGCGCGGACGGAACTCGCCGGGGAGCCCTACAAGCTCGAGCTGATCGGCCTCAAGGGCGGATCGGCGGCCGACGACGAGAACGTCGAGGTCGGCGGCGCCGAGCTCACCATCTACGACAACGTCGACCCGAAGACGGGGGAGACGGTCTGGAAGGACCTCTGCCGCGGGCCGCACCTCCCGAACACCCGCATGATCGGCAACGGCTGGGCTCTGACCCGCCTCGCCGCCGCCTACTGGCGGGGGAGCGAGAAGAACCCGCAGCTGCAGCGCATCTACGGCACGGCCTGGGCGACGAAGGACGAGCTCCGCGCCTACCAGACCCGGATCGAGGAGGCGGCCAAGCGCGACCACCGCAAGCTCGGTGCCGAACTCGACCTCTTCAGCTTCCCGGAGGAGATCGGCTCCGGTCTCGCGGTGTTCCACCCCAAGGGCGGCATCATCCGCAACGAGATCGAGAACTACATGCGCGAGCGTCTGCTCGCATCCGGCTACGAGCTGGTCAACACCCCGCACATCACCAAGGGGCACCTCTTCGAGGTCAGCCAGCACCTCGCCTGGTACAAGGACGGCATGTTCCCGGCGATGCACCTCGACCAGGAGGTCGACGCCGACGGTCACGTCACCCGCCAGGGACAGGACTACTACCTGAAGCCCATGAACTGCCCGATGCACAACCTGATCTACCGTGCACGCGGCCGCAGTTACCGTGAGCTCCCGCTCCGGCTCGCCGAGTTCGGCACGGTCTACCGGTACGAGAAGAGCGGGACGCTCTCCGGCCTGACCCGCGTCCGTGGGCTCACGCAGGACGACGCCCACATCTACGTGACCGACGACCAGGTCAAGGAGGAGGTCGGGCGTCAGCTGCAGTTCGTCCTGGAGACCCTCCGCGGGTACGGCCTCGACGACTTCTACCTCGAGCTCTCGACGAAGGACCCCGACAAGTACGTCGGCACCGACGAGGTCTGGGACGAAGCGACGGAGACCCTTCGGGAGGTCGCGATCGAATCCGGTCTCGAGCTCGTGCTCGATCCGGCCGGCGCCGCGTTCTACGGCCCGAAGATCTCCGTGCAGGCCCGCGACGCGATCGGCCGGACCTGGCAGCTGTCCACCGTGCAGCTCGACTTCAACCTGCCCGAGCTCTTCGAACTCGAATACACGGCGGCAGACGGCACGCGGAAGCGCCCGGCGATGATCCACCGGGCACTGCTCGGCTCGATCGAGCGCTTCTTCGCGATCCTCCTCGAGCACTACGCCGGAGCGTTCCCCGTGTGGCTCGCCCCCGTCCAGGTCGTCGGCATCCCCGTGTCCGAGCAGTACGAGGAGTTCCTCGGCGGGGTCGTCGCCGAGTTGCGCTCGTCCGGCGTCCGCGCCGAACTCGACGCCTCCGACGACCGGATGCAGAAGAAGATCCGCAACCACACCAAGGCCAAGACCCCGGTGCAGCTGATTGTGGGCGAGGAGGACCAGGCCAATGGCGCGGTGAGCTTCCGCTTCCGCGACGGCACCCAGGAGAACGGTGTGCCCGTCGCCGACGCGGTACGTCGGATCCGAGCCGCCATCGCCGCGAAGCTGCAGGTGAACACCGCATCGGATCTGCCCGCATGA
- a CDS encoding lysoplasmalogenase — MTAGHRTGAATALFAALPAVALVHIVALAAGQEWLSLLTKPFIMLVLALALVWSIRRLTAAAVTALVAILCSWAGDIALMVPGQLAFGVGILFFMLAQAGYVVLFVRHLRTRKRPPAWALVYLVWLVAGIALLSQQDMGALYPAVVLYAVVIGAMAAASTMTTPTIAVGGALFLVSDSLIGLDRFVPAVTVWAADEIIMATYAAGQGLIVWGVAEILRRRERSVVSV; from the coding sequence ATGACGGCTGGGCACAGGACCGGGGCCGCTACCGCGCTCTTCGCCGCGCTCCCCGCGGTCGCACTCGTGCACATCGTCGCCCTCGCCGCCGGCCAGGAGTGGCTGTCGCTCCTCACCAAACCGTTCATCATGCTCGTCCTCGCATTGGCGCTCGTCTGGTCGATCCGACGACTGACGGCCGCTGCGGTCACCGCGCTCGTCGCGATCCTCTGCAGCTGGGCGGGCGACATCGCGCTCATGGTTCCGGGGCAACTCGCGTTCGGTGTGGGGATCCTGTTCTTCATGCTCGCGCAGGCCGGCTACGTCGTCCTCTTCGTGCGGCATCTGCGGACCAGGAAGCGTCCGCCCGCCTGGGCGCTCGTGTACCTGGTGTGGCTCGTCGCCGGCATCGCACTGCTCAGCCAGCAGGACATGGGGGCGCTGTATCCGGCGGTCGTCCTCTACGCCGTCGTGATCGGGGCCATGGCGGCGGCGTCGACGATGACGACGCCGACGATCGCCGTCGGCGGTGCGCTGTTCCTGGTCTCCGACTCGCTGATCGGGCTCGACCGCTTCGTCCCCGCCGTGACGGTCTGGGCGGCGGACGAGATCATCATGGCCACCTACGCTGCGGGCCAGGGCCTCATCGTGTGGGGTGTCGCGGAGATCCTGCGCCGCCGCGAACGGTCGGTCGTCTCCGTCTGA
- a CDS encoding MFS transporter, whose translation MSASYRSTMPAPSATPPAQPSAWAPMAITAFRVLWFAQLGSNIGTWMQTVGAQWYLVEAAAGAAVIALVQTASLAPAILVALPAGVLADSLDRRRLLIWGSSASAVLAATLTVVAAIGALTPWTILGFTFLLGITSTLTSPAWQAIQPELVPRNLIAASSALGGVTVNGARAVGPALAGVVLSAFGAPVVFGINALSFVGAVIALVWWKRPVQTGLDDRERFGAALQAGVRYVASAHLVRRILLRSALFALPASALWALLPLTAKRLHLDSSGYGFLLGALGLGAVLGIFALPLARRRFSDNLVIAASALLFAAGSLAAAFLPFVPTLVLLVLAGLAWIGTLTVLNAALQLTLPQWVRSRGASIYILVFMGAMAVGSIGWGLAAQALGTSVAYAASAVLLLLVAVSVRVLPLLPGTGTVDRSITMSWPTPTLVFEPQPTDGPVLVQISYTVHPDSLAAFQTAMGRVESSRRRTGASRWALYRSGEVADVQLETFMVPSWGEFRRQETQRLTGRDRDIRAAALEHTEGEPVERHFLPSRTRA comes from the coding sequence ATGAGCGCGTCATATCGTTCGACCATGCCTGCACCTTCCGCAACGCCACCGGCGCAACCGTCAGCATGGGCACCCATGGCGATCACCGCCTTCAGGGTGCTGTGGTTCGCCCAGTTGGGGAGCAACATCGGGACCTGGATGCAGACCGTGGGAGCCCAGTGGTACCTGGTCGAAGCCGCTGCGGGGGCGGCGGTGATCGCCCTCGTGCAGACCGCGAGCCTCGCACCGGCCATCCTGGTGGCGCTCCCGGCCGGGGTTCTCGCGGACTCGCTCGACCGACGACGACTGCTGATCTGGGGATCGTCGGCGAGCGCCGTCCTCGCCGCCACCCTCACGGTGGTGGCGGCGATCGGCGCGCTGACCCCCTGGACGATCCTCGGCTTCACCTTCCTGCTCGGCATCACCTCCACCCTGACGTCGCCCGCTTGGCAGGCGATCCAGCCGGAGCTCGTGCCCCGCAACCTCATCGCGGCGTCGTCCGCGCTCGGCGGGGTGACGGTGAACGGTGCCCGCGCGGTCGGTCCCGCCCTTGCCGGCGTCGTCCTGTCGGCCTTCGGCGCGCCCGTCGTGTTCGGGATCAACGCGCTGAGCTTCGTCGGGGCCGTGATCGCCCTCGTATGGTGGAAGCGGCCGGTGCAGACCGGTCTCGACGACCGCGAACGGTTCGGCGCCGCGCTGCAGGCGGGCGTCCGCTACGTCGCTTCCGCGCATCTCGTCCGCCGGATCCTGCTGCGGTCGGCGCTCTTCGCCCTCCCGGCCAGCGCACTCTGGGCACTGCTGCCCCTCACCGCGAAGCGACTCCATCTCGATTCGAGCGGGTACGGCTTCCTGCTCGGCGCGCTCGGCCTCGGTGCCGTCCTGGGCATCTTCGCTCTGCCGCTCGCTCGACGCCGGTTCTCCGACAACCTCGTCATCGCGGCGAGTGCGCTGCTCTTCGCCGCGGGGTCGCTCGCGGCGGCGTTCCTGCCATTCGTACCGACCCTCGTCCTGCTCGTGCTCGCGGGGCTGGCCTGGATCGGCACCCTCACCGTGCTGAACGCCGCCCTGCAGCTCACCCTGCCGCAGTGGGTGCGGTCCCGCGGAGCCTCGATCTACATCCTCGTCTTCATGGGAGCGATGGCCGTCGGCTCGATCGGTTGGGGACTCGCCGCGCAGGCACTCGGGACGTCGGTCGCCTATGCCGCTTCGGCCGTCCTGCTGCTCCTCGTGGCGGTCAGTGTGCGGGTGCTGCCCCTGCTGCCGGGAACGGGCACCGTCGACCGCAGCATCACGATGTCGTGGCCCACGCCCACGCTGGTGTTCGAGCCGCAGCCGACCGACGGGCCGGTGCTCGTGCAGATCTCCTACACGGTCCACCCCGACTCGCTCGCCGCGTTCCAGACCGCGATGGGTCGCGTCGAGAGCTCCCGTCGCCGAACCGGCGCATCGAGATGGGCCCTGTACCGGAGCGGCGAGGTGGCCGACGTGCAGCTGGAGACCTTCATGGTGCCGTCGTGGGGGGAGTTCCGGCGGCAGGAGACGCAGCGTCTCACCGGCCGCGACCGCGACATCCGTGCGGCAGCCTTGGAGCACACCGAGGGCGAGCCCGTCGAGCGGCACTTCCTCCCGAGCCGGACCCGCGCGTGA
- a CDS encoding histidine phosphatase family protein — MAITELILVRHGESAGNVAAQDAERTGAHRIAVPDRDADVPLSPLGVEQAAAVGTRLAGLAPTDHPDIVFSSPFRRAHETAVVALRTAAMDADGLRPLIDERLRDRDLGILDTFTTLGVDAELPDEAARRRFLGKFYYRPPGGESWTDVALRVRSFVRDLDRYPDRTRALVVCHDAVISLFRYVCEGWDEHRVLEEASLRPTPNASFTHLVHDGRGWRARAANATAHLQHAQVAVTEHSGATDVHL, encoded by the coding sequence ATGGCCATCACGGAACTCATCCTCGTCCGCCACGGCGAAAGCGCCGGCAACGTCGCAGCGCAGGACGCCGAACGCACCGGGGCCCACCGGATCGCCGTCCCGGATCGCGATGCCGACGTCCCACTGTCGCCCCTCGGGGTGGAACAGGCCGCCGCGGTCGGCACCCGCCTCGCGGGTCTGGCGCCGACGGACCACCCGGACATCGTGTTCAGCTCGCCGTTCCGACGCGCCCACGAGACCGCGGTCGTCGCCCTCCGCACGGCCGCCATGGACGCAGACGGCCTGCGACCGCTCATCGACGAACGACTCCGCGACCGTGACCTCGGGATCCTCGACACCTTCACCACGCTCGGTGTCGACGCGGAACTCCCCGATGAGGCCGCCCGGCGGCGGTTCCTCGGGAAGTTCTACTACCGCCCACCGGGAGGCGAGTCCTGGACGGACGTGGCCCTCCGGGTGCGATCCTTCGTCCGCGACCTCGACCGGTATCCGGACCGCACACGCGCACTGGTGGTCTGCCACGACGCCGTGATCTCGCTCTTCCGCTACGTCTGCGAAGGATGGGATGAACACCGGGTCCTCGAAGAGGCTTCGCTGCGCCCCACCCCGAACGCCTCCTTCACCCACCTGGTCCACGACGGTCGGGGTTGGCGGGCTCGAGCGGCGAACGCGACGGCCCATCTGCAGCACGCGCAGGTCGCGGTCACCGAGCACTCGGGGGCGACCGATGTCCACCTCTGA
- a CDS encoding NAD(P)H-hydrate dehydratase, translating into MGGARTTPGAVALAGLAALRVGAGRITLAVGESAASALAVAFPEAAVIGLPETTDGAVRGDAVARLDDELDVDCVLLGPGLDDADEAVTLLRRMRPSLGAETVVILDAFGLGALSHLPEFSTGLEGRLVFTPNVAEAAILLDVDEADPETAPGELARRHGAAVTCQGRISDGRQDFIAPGGGPILGTAGSGDVLAGAIAGLTARGLSPLAASCWGTVLHASSGDRLAERMGTSGALAREFADEFPMVLQSLERSGDETP; encoded by the coding sequence GTGGGCGGAGCTCGCACCACGCCCGGAGCCGTCGCCTTGGCCGGGCTCGCCGCGCTGCGGGTCGGTGCGGGGAGGATCACCCTAGCGGTCGGCGAATCGGCGGCGTCGGCGCTCGCCGTCGCGTTCCCGGAGGCCGCCGTGATCGGGCTGCCCGAGACCACGGACGGAGCCGTCCGTGGTGACGCCGTCGCTCGCCTCGACGACGAACTGGACGTCGACTGCGTCCTGCTCGGCCCCGGCCTCGACGACGCGGATGAGGCCGTCACCCTGCTCCGGCGGATGCGGCCGTCGCTGGGCGCGGAGACGGTCGTGATCCTCGACGCCTTCGGGCTCGGGGCGCTCTCGCATCTCCCCGAGTTCTCGACGGGGCTCGAGGGCCGGCTCGTCTTCACCCCGAACGTCGCGGAGGCGGCGATCCTGCTCGACGTCGACGAGGCGGACCCCGAGACCGCGCCAGGCGAGCTGGCACGACGCCACGGTGCCGCCGTCACCTGCCAGGGACGGATCTCGGACGGGCGCCAGGACTTCATCGCGCCGGGCGGTGGACCGATCCTCGGCACGGCGGGGAGCGGAGACGTCCTCGCCGGAGCGATCGCCGGACTCACGGCGAGAGGACTCTCCCCGCTGGCGGCGAGCTGTTGGGGCACCGTGCTCCACGCCTCGTCCGGTGATCGGCTCGCCGAACGCATGGGGACGTCGGGTGCGCTCGCCCGCGAGTTCGCCGACGAGTTCCCGATGGTGCTCCAGTCGCTCGAGCGCTCGGGCGACGAGACGCCCTAG
- a CDS encoding phosphoketolase yields MTPDEPHASPTDSWPSREGAAPVSDATLEQVDAWWRAANYLSVGQIYLLDNPLLRRPLEAGHIKRRLLGHWGTAPGLNLAYAHLNRVIAERGQSTMFIAGPGHGGPAILASAYLEGTYSEIYPDVAESEAGLTQFFRQFSFPGGVPSHAAPETPGSIHEGGELGYVLSHAYGAAFDNPDLLVAAVVGDGEAETGPLATSWHSNKFIDPLQDGVVLPILHLNGYKIANPTLLARIPHAELDSLLRGYGHEPFFVEGGFDGEDPVHVHRRLAEVLDLVLDRIAAIKARAAAGETERPVWPMIVLRTPKGWTCPEEIDGTRVEGTFHAHQVPLANARDTEEHTAILEAWMRSYRPEELFDEHGAVIPEVRALAPRGDARMSATPHANGGLLRTDLDLPPIDDAAVVSTAPGGVDAGATGVLGHWLAEVIRRNPSTFRIFAPDELASNRLQAVFGVTERQWNAETVPGDEHLARVGRVMEMLSEHQCEGWLEGYLLTGRHGLFTCYEAFIHIVDSMFNQHAKWLNGARALEWRRPVASLNYLLTSHVWRQDHNGFSHQDPGFIDHVVNKKPGVIRVYLPFDANTLLVVAEHCLRSTDEINVIVAGKDVEPVWVGVDDARDHCARGLGVLPFAGSERPGEQPDLVMACAGDVPTLETLAAVSILRERIPGLAVRVVNVVDLMRLMSEDQHPHGISDAEYDSVFTADRPVVFAYHGYPWLIHRLTYKRHGHEQLHVRGYLENGTTTTPFDMVMLNRIDRYSLVCDAIDRTPGLGERYAELRQEMQDARHRAQEHTREFGEDAPEITSWRWPVVS; encoded by the coding sequence ATGACGCCTGATGAACCGCACGCATCGCCGACCGACTCCTGGCCGTCGCGGGAGGGGGCAGCACCGGTGTCGGACGCGACCCTCGAGCAGGTCGACGCCTGGTGGCGAGCCGCGAACTACCTGTCCGTCGGGCAGATCTACCTGCTCGACAACCCATTGCTCCGGCGCCCGCTCGAGGCGGGCCACATCAAGCGCCGGCTGCTCGGTCACTGGGGGACCGCCCCCGGTCTGAACCTCGCCTACGCGCACCTCAACCGGGTCATCGCGGAACGCGGGCAGTCGACGATGTTCATCGCCGGACCCGGTCACGGTGGTCCGGCGATCCTCGCGAGCGCCTATCTGGAGGGCACCTACAGCGAGATCTACCCCGACGTCGCCGAGTCCGAGGCGGGCCTCACCCAATTCTTCCGGCAGTTCAGCTTCCCGGGCGGGGTGCCGAGTCATGCGGCGCCCGAGACCCCGGGGAGCATCCATGAAGGTGGCGAGCTGGGGTACGTCCTCAGCCACGCTTACGGCGCCGCCTTCGACAACCCCGACCTCCTCGTCGCCGCGGTCGTCGGTGATGGGGAGGCGGAGACCGGTCCGCTCGCCACGAGCTGGCATTCCAACAAGTTCATCGATCCGCTCCAGGACGGCGTGGTCCTCCCGATCCTCCACCTGAACGGGTACAAGATCGCGAACCCGACACTCCTGGCCCGCATCCCGCATGCCGAGCTCGACAGCCTGCTCCGCGGGTACGGCCACGAGCCGTTCTTCGTCGAGGGCGGGTTCGACGGCGAGGATCCCGTGCACGTGCATCGGCGACTGGCCGAGGTCCTCGACCTCGTGCTCGACCGCATCGCGGCGATCAAGGCGCGAGCCGCGGCGGGGGAGACCGAGCGGCCCGTCTGGCCGATGATCGTCCTGCGCACACCGAAGGGGTGGACCTGTCCCGAGGAGATCGACGGGACACGGGTCGAGGGGACCTTCCACGCGCACCAGGTCCCGCTCGCGAACGCCCGCGACACCGAGGAGCACACGGCGATCCTCGAGGCCTGGATGCGGAGCTACCGACCCGAGGAGCTGTTCGACGAGCACGGGGCGGTGATCCCCGAGGTGCGCGCCCTGGCCCCGCGTGGGGACGCCAGGATGAGCGCGACACCGCATGCCAACGGCGGCCTGCTGCGCACGGACCTCGACCTGCCGCCGATCGACGACGCCGCGGTCGTCTCCACAGCGCCCGGAGGTGTCGATGCCGGCGCGACGGGTGTCCTCGGCCACTGGCTCGCCGAGGTCATCCGACGGAACCCTTCCACCTTCCGGATCTTCGCTCCCGACGAGCTCGCCAGCAACCGGCTCCAGGCCGTGTTCGGCGTCACCGAGCGCCAGTGGAACGCAGAGACCGTCCCGGGTGACGAACATCTGGCCCGCGTCGGACGGGTGATGGAGATGCTGAGCGAACACCAGTGCGAGGGCTGGCTGGAGGGCTACCTGCTGACGGGCAGGCACGGTCTCTTCACCTGTTATGAGGCCTTCATCCACATCGTCGACTCCATGTTCAACCAGCACGCGAAGTGGTTGAACGGCGCTCGCGCGCTCGAATGGCGTCGCCCGGTGGCGAGCTTGAACTACCTGCTCACGAGCCACGTCTGGCGTCAGGACCACAACGGGTTCTCCCACCAGGATCCTGGGTTCATCGACCACGTCGTCAACAAGAAGCCCGGTGTCATCCGGGTCTACCTCCCGTTCGACGCGAACACCCTGCTCGTCGTCGCGGAGCACTGCCTGCGGAGCACTGACGAGATCAACGTGATCGTCGCCGGGAAGGACGTCGAGCCGGTCTGGGTGGGTGTCGACGACGCGCGTGATCACTGCGCCCGCGGGCTCGGCGTCCTCCCCTTCGCCGGCTCGGAGCGTCCGGGGGAGCAGCCGGACCTCGTGATGGCCTGCGCGGGGGACGTCCCCACCCTCGAGACCCTGGCCGCCGTCAGCATCCTTCGGGAGCGCATCCCCGGTCTCGCCGTCCGCGTCGTGAACGTCGTCGACCTCATGCGGCTCATGAGTGAGGACCAGCATCCCCACGGCATCTCGGACGCCGAGTACGACAGCGTGTTCACCGCGGACCGGCCCGTCGTCTTCGCGTACCACGGGTACCCGTGGCTCATCCATCGACTGACCTACAAACGCCACGGACACGAGCAGTTGCACGTCCGCGGCTACCTGGAGAACGGGACCACGACCACGCCGTTCGACATGGTCATGCTCAACCGGATCGACCGTTATTCGCTCGTCTGCGACGCCATCGACCGGACTCCCGGGCTCGGCGAACGGTACGCGGAACTCCGCCAGGAGATGCAGGACGCCCGGCATCGTGCACAGGAGCACACGCGCGAGTTCGGTGAGGATGCGCCCGAGATCACCTCCTGGCGCTGGCCGGTGGTCTCCTAG
- a CDS encoding glycosyltransferase: protein MQSIVTPHPGARVAEPSTRPIRVVSVPAAHPYVRRISASTEIEVLSDPPVTGAPAGVWWPPVALDPAWIRANAAEADLLHIHFGTESFPPGYLTACLAAAHEAGWPVVYTVHDLEHPQLEEQAAYDDQLDELVRGADALVTLTQGAADRIRERWGRDATVIRHPSLLSDEVRVPAVLASAEIRVGVHLKDLRPNVDAVGTVTTLLEAVGRLRAKGAAVVAEVRLHHSVRDPDARDTVRRLAAASDAALLIEHERLDDDGLAIALSRLDVCVLPYRHGTHSGWLELCWDLAVPVAVPDGVGQYAEQHADDTVVAYRPGDAVALERALDDLVQAAGATRPGSPDRLAAVAERRSRRATTDADGVAAHVAVYRRVLAERAS, encoded by the coding sequence ATGCAGTCGATCGTGACGCCACATCCCGGCGCCCGAGTCGCCGAACCCTCGACCCGCCCGATCCGGGTCGTGTCGGTACCGGCGGCGCACCCCTACGTCCGCCGGATCTCCGCGTCGACCGAGATCGAGGTGCTGAGCGATCCCCCGGTCACCGGCGCGCCGGCCGGCGTCTGGTGGCCACCGGTCGCCCTCGACCCCGCCTGGATCCGAGCGAACGCCGCCGAGGCAGACCTCCTCCACATCCACTTCGGGACGGAATCCTTCCCACCCGGGTACCTCACCGCGTGCCTCGCGGCTGCACACGAGGCGGGATGGCCGGTCGTGTACACCGTGCACGACCTCGAGCACCCGCAGCTCGAGGAGCAGGCAGCCTACGACGACCAGCTCGACGAGCTCGTCCGCGGCGCCGACGCCCTGGTGACCCTCACGCAGGGAGCCGCTGACCGGATCCGTGAGCGCTGGGGTCGCGACGCGACCGTCATCCGGCACCCGTCGCTGCTCTCGGACGAGGTCCGTGTCCCAGCCGTCCTGGCCTCCGCTGAGATCCGCGTCGGCGTCCACCTGAAGGACCTCCGTCCCAACGTCGACGCGGTCGGCACCGTCACGACGCTGCTCGAGGCCGTCGGCCGACTCCGCGCAAAGGGCGCCGCCGTGGTCGCCGAGGTGCGCCTGCACCACTCCGTCCGCGATCCGGACGCCCGGGACACGGTCCGGCGGCTCGCAGCGGCGTCGGACGCCGCCCTCCTCATCGAGCACGAGCGTCTGGACGACGACGGACTCGCCATCGCCCTCAGTCGGCTCGACGTCTGCGTCCTCCCCTACCGCCACGGCACACACTCCGGCTGGCTCGAGCTCTGCTGGGACCTCGCCGTCCCCGTCGCGGTCCCCGACGGCGTCGGGCAGTACGCCGAGCAGCACGCTGACGACACCGTCGTCGCCTACCGCCCGGGAGACGCGGTCGCCCTCGAGCGCGCCCTCGACGACCTCGTCCAGGCGGCAGGCGCGACCCGTCCGGGTTCCCCCGACCGCCTCGCCGCCGTGGCCGAGCGTCGCTCCCGCCGCGCCACCACGGACGCCGACGGGGTAGCCGCCCACGTCGCGGTGTACCGCCGAGTCCTCGCCGAGCGGGCCTCATGA